In Erigeron canadensis isolate Cc75 chromosome 8, C_canadensis_v1, whole genome shotgun sequence, the DNA window GCtattaataatgttattatAACCTTAAACGTCATGAAAGTGAAATATGGTAACATTGTTTTAAAGTTTTGTCCTCTTCTTTTCGatttattaaacttttaattcatatatattgagTAAGTGGTAacaatttgtatttattttaacaaaaggcatgaaaagttattttaaaacaataataaagtattataataaaagatgtacataactaaaaataaaagtgtGCATGGAAATATATATCTTAAACGGTTAAACTTAAATCTACAATGTAACTTTGATataaatacattattttaataatacaatgtttatatatataaatttatattatattaataattaaatattagtgtttgatgttaataaaaaaacttaaaattaggaatttaaaaaaaacacatgtcatCTAGATAATAAACCAAGTGTCGATAAATAAAAGcattaatcatgttttagtatattggtagattatattatattgtatttatttagtgttatatataaaattgtcaTGATTTTACGAGTAAAGTTATGTTTCGCATCATGagtaaaaatttatgttttcaaGCTGAATTTAGTAGTATTTCTCATTATAGTTCAATGGTCGAACACTAGTTTTATATATTGGAGGTCTTAAGTTCGAGACATAGGAAAGACATTTGaagaaattttataataaagttcTCCAGTGAAGTAGGTTTGAGTACTACAGAGGGGCAAGGTTTTATCccggtattgagggtgaggagACTCTCTAGTgcggacccgattaagacaacgtaagttaGATCTCCTATTGCGAGCAGATAATCCAcattctttcaaaaaaataaataaattgagttCAATAAATATGTACAATTcaactattaataataataaaatagaaaatccGAGGGGGACTCCTCTTATAAGAGGTCCAGTGTTCAGAAAGGATATTCAGGTTCAAGTTTAAGAGGGCAGGGTTTATCCCTACTAATCATCGTGCTTTTGAGAAACTCTCGGATCTGATTAAGACAAAAATTTCCAATTTTTTCGTTTACCATAAAAAAGTGGTACCCCCAAAGGCTAAAACCCTTGAGGTTCCAAGATTTGTATAACCGGAAAACCATAGTCCGCCCATCACCTGAATAACCCACCAacaaacatacatacatttattttCACACAATTTATTTCCTTTTCTGTTTTTAccgttttctctctctcttttttctctctttatatatatgatcatcaGGGCCAACTGGGGTGGGTTTCTCACTATCCTTCTTTTTACAGGTTTGTATactttcttttaacattttattttctttcattggagatagccttacatactttcttttattatcttttttttgcttttaacattttattttctttccattttagTCAAGAATTGATTTGGAGCTCCTTTCTTGTACTTCTTTTCCGTAGCTACTCTCAGGTATGGTATTTTCTAGTGAATCTATTCATCATTTgcttctttatttcttttttttttttttttactactttGTTCGGCTTAATATGAACCAGAATTTTAgaaaaagtaactcccaatgccgtcttccacgggttttgggtcccaataccgtcttcgacggtgtatggggaggttgatatgtagacaaccttacccctgccaaaggtagagaggctgcttccaggttctaccatagatagaaaaggacctccagccttgctgggcatgaggatcgaacccatgagctctgtttccagaggcatgagctccaaccactgatccaacccagttggtttatGAACCAGAATTTTAGGTTAGTCTTATTGTAGTTTTATTTTTCGAGAATATTGTCATACGAAAAGAAGGGTCTAGTAATACCACTATGTGTATTTCCGGTTATCTCAATTTCAAGATTAACAGATACGAAAATTGTTGGCTTTACGCGTGTACATGATTATGCAAGTAAATTAGGTATTTCGGTTTCTTGAGTGCTTATTCGCGCAATTTTGTCGTATATGGTAATGTAGAGaacttttatttgtatgattggACAATGTATATGGTTTTTGGCCATTTCAGCATTAGCTAGGTGGTAGAGGCTCTTGCCTCTAAGGGAGAAGTTCAGGGTTTAATTTTTGGCGTTGGTGCATCTAGGAGTTTATTGGGGTTGTTTAGGACTAGGAATAGGACTAGATATAgtagccgttcaaaaaaaaatgtttatgatTTTGGTTTGAAATACGAACTTTAAGACCTCTATACGGGATACTATGTGCGTTATAACTTTTTGTGAAACCTCTAACTTTGGTGGCTCAACGCCTTCCCAAACAAGGAGCAAAATACCCACTGATGGTATACATACTCAATGTAAGCGAGCTAGTTTTTCTTCTTAAGCTGCAGTAAGTAGATTAAGAGTTCAGTAAATATGTAATGTGTGCACGTGAGGAGGAAGTTCTATGTACACATGACATGACACATATGTAAGGGAATGGAAAGTTATATAGGTGGCGTTACTTTACCCTAAATATTCTCCAATATGAAGTCAAAATCTATTCATTATTAGTTCACAGTTATGGTCAGGAAATTATCTATGGAATATCAAGTGGTTAATCTCAATATCAACACAAGGTTTAAAATATGTATCATGCTACTAACGATACTTGCCATGAGAGAATGGATGGGTTTGTGAACTTAGTTGCTCTTATTTCAGGAGAATGATAGATAATCCTACCACGTGCGCTGTATGCGCTAGGGAAATTGATCTGTGTGTATACtctacaatgaaccaaaaactaaaaagtttatGTAATTGATCTGTCTGCATACTCTATGATACACCAAAACCTAAAAAGTTCATATAGTTGAccattttaagatttttatatTGCACGTgtacatgtgtgtgtgttttctttgtttgtttgtaaaGAGCATTATGGAGCTCTTGACACGTTTCTTGGTAATATATGTCAATCATATGAATAATTCAGCTGAATTATTAGGATCCTGGAAGTAAACATGCCATATGACATATGTGATTTGAAAAGATAAGATTTTTCAGGCAATAAATAGATTGTATCATGTCTATCCCCTTTTCATggtaatataaattttttctataaatggTCTACTGATAATCTCTATTGCTCTTGTGTGGATGAAGATATAGAAAGGTTCATTGATGTCAATTGTAATGGATGTTGTCGTTTCTCGAAACATGCAGATTAACTGACTATCTGTGGccctattatttattttttgctgttgtttaacaacaataacatcttGTACAGCATATTGTTATTTGTTAACCGAATATCTGTATGCCATATTTTGTTCCGGGTGCCTTTGTCATAATTATTCTTGCAGTCTGTCATACCCTAATGAATATTTGTGCATATATCTTGTCCATAAGAGATGACTTACTTAAATTGCTTTATAGATAAAATGTAGCGAAAGGGGGAAAGTCAACTTAAAGTCAGCTGGGAAGATCCTCAGAAACAACACAGTTTGACATCTTGGGTTCGACCTTCAGGGCCGGCTTTGCAAAATATTCTTCAAATACAATGGGCTTGTCCACCCCGAGTAAGAAACAATGAATGATATTTCAGTAACTTACATATAGTTTAGGCTTCTACTTCTTAATCCCCCACCCGAATTAACGCAGTTTATGGTGGACCCTGATTGGAAAATGGAGGATGGTTCAGAGAGTcaagaaaaacatatacaacttAAAAGAGAATTAAAAACCACTGAAGCATTCTATACTTTCAACTTCAACATTCCTCCCAAGTAAGACCATGAGAAACTAAGTTCTTGGAAGCGTttaattaaacaatataaaGATGACAAGGTATTGGTGTTCATAAATGCTTATGCTTGTTCACGTGTCTCAATGTTCTTGTAGTCCATCTGTTGCATCAGATGCACTCGATTTCGATGGTGACGATAGCAAGGTCCCTATCATCCCCCTAGAGGTCATTGATAATGAAACTTCACCTGAAGATGATGGCACTTCGCTAATCACATTGAGCCCTGGTGTAGAAGTTGGAGAAATAACTATACAACCTCTTAGCATCCCTCTAACCCCACAAGAGAACAAAACACCAGAAGTTGGTAAACCTCTTTTACAAAGAGATGAAGTAATTGCAGCAGCTGTAGCACTTACTGCCTTGATGAAGTTTAAGGAGCCTGGGAATTACATTGACCTCGAGTTGCTTATCCAGCTTCTTCGTAACCCTGGTATGCTCGAGCACTTGATGAAGCATTATGGACCATCTGTTAATCAGAGGCCAGTAACAATCTGCGCTCAACCTCATGAAAGGCCTTCTGTCCCCTTGCCAGTTTCAAGTCCAGCTAGTAATGTACATCATCCAGCTGCTACAGGAACCACACCTCTCTCTGTAAACTCACCTAGGACCCCTGTCAGTGGTTACAACACCTGCTCTCCATCAGTCCCATGTACCAATTCTATTCCTTCAGAAGTGAAAAATACGATATGCCAAGTTAGGAAAGCAGAGGTTCATGGTAACTCATCAAAGCCATTAGCAACGATGATACCCGGCCCCGGCCCCGGCCCCAACTCTCCCACACTTGACATGGCTAAATTTAGGAAGCTGATTAATGAGTATGGAGTCCCATCAGGAGGTGAGACTCTCACACCTGAGAAGATTCTACCTGCACTATCTAGTCCAAGAAGTGGACCCGTTGTGATGAAGGATTCAGAATATTACAGAAAACTTGTGTCACAACATGGGATAGTTCAAGAGAGTCCCAACCCTCAAGGATCTGTGAAGTCAATTGGCATGATCCCAGTTGAATCAAAGCCCCACGAACGACCATGCATGTATTATAATAGCAATAAGGGTTGCAGGCGTGGGTCTAGCTGTTGGTTCCCGCACGTGAATTTGGAGAGAGGTAGTCCGGTTGCCAAAAATAAGCAGGGTGCCAAAAGGATGAAGCTTTCTGGGGGTAATTTTGCCAGACGTACATGTCATTGAATGGGTTGAAAATTTTGTTTCAGTTTTCATAATGCATTGTGTAGTTTTGCTTTCTCTTACAGGTTGGTCTCAGTTTTTAGCCTTCTTCTAATTGATATAGAATTTTAACGATTTTTGAGATAGTCAAATGATATAAAGTTGCATATCTGGATTGTTCACgcaaaaataaatatcaaaatatatggAATCCAGAACTCAAGTCACAATAACAGAAGAAAGGATAAACATGGTCTTATTGTTCTGATATAAAAACTGAAATTATAAATATGGCACTCATTGGGCCAGATAACATTCAGATCATCCGTCTCCAGCATCCAGTTAGCCTGTTCTCATGATGATGTGAACTCCACTGTCAGTGTCAACAATATCACTTATTTCTCCGACCTTAAGTGCATATGTTGCATCCTCAAAGGGTTTCTGCATCTGATTCCTTCCGAATGGTCCTGCACCAACATTTCATAGCTATGCATCAATATATCTGTTAACTAATGATAACAGATCTTGCAATAACACAGGCTTAAGTAACACTGATCACAGACAATACTGTTTATAGCAAATGAAGAAAACATAAGATATACCAAAGCGAGCACAACACAAGTGAAGTTGACTTAAGTATATATGATGAATATCGCAGAGTTACCTGAATAGCCATCGTACATAACATTGCAAAAATACCCTAGATATTAGAAACTGGCTACATTTAAGGAACAAGGTACATAACTTAACCAAAATAGTAAGCAGCAATAAGAATGGTGAAAGTAACTACCAATCAATCTACTGCAAAGCTTGATTTCCCAGTAAATTTATTTTTCGAACAGCAGTGTGATGTTTAGACACCTTGTAGATTAATACCCTCCCACCTCACCTCGGACCAATTGGTCTGTGAATCATAGGTTACTTAATGTCACAACATCCATGTGACTAGGCTCAAATAGAGACTTAATGTAGCAAACACGTAACGAAGACCATAAATTGTCGCTATAATCATTAGTTCCCGGTTCCAACTTTATCGTTAGATTTGCCGTCTATCCAGCATCATTCCTACGAACAACCAAATGCACAAAGTGACACTAATTTTCATTTTGAGCATGGGCGTATCTATCTAGGGGCGCAGGAGAGTCCCCCCACCTATACGTTTTATATAGAACATGAATGTTTATATAgaattttaaaagaaagaaagaaagaaagaaactgctcacCATCGTCTTCCGcaggttttgagccccaatacctcgacagtgtatgggggaggttaagatgtaggcagaccttaccccaatctaagtagagaggctgcttccagattctacctaaatggtagaaaaggccctccaacctttgcatgggatgaggatcgaacccatgacctctgtttccagaggccacggtgtttaccactgatccaaccatgttgTTTATATAGAATTTTAGATACAAATAATTGCCTTCTACTTCTACATATTGATCATGTGACATTTACACAATATTTCGCAAAATGCAGTATGTTACTTGCTGTGTATGACTAATACacacacagatatatatatatatatatatataaaaattataaccaagATAATCTATGGCTAGTGGTACCTAACCTACCCTGTAACAGATAATGCTCATAGCAAATTATAtttcaattatatttattatatttttgggaGTAAAAATAAAGgggaaataataaaatagtagaAAAAGATGTATTTTAGTTACCGAGATCGCCACCGCGTTTAGCGGAGCTGCAATCAGAGTAACGAGAAGCGACATCTTCAAACTTAGATTTGCCTGAAACGATGTCGTCACGGAGTGATTTAAGCTGAGAAACAGCAGATTCTCTTGTCGTGTTTGTTATTATACGGCCTTCTGGATCCTTCCATGATGCCTTCCTTCGAGATCCTTGATGTTTTATCAATATATGTGATGCCTTCACTTTATCTGTTGACGACATTCTTCCTCTTACTCTTGTTAATTGTTgagtttttctttaatattatataaataatactaatGATAATTAATGATGGTGATGGCGGTGGTGGTGCGATCTGAACTTCTCTTTGAAAAAGTGGATGCTTTCTTTGTATTAATTGGAGAACAGGAAACGGTATCGGTTTTACCCACCAAGCTTTTGACAATGCAAGTAAAATATAGATTGGGTATAAAAAAGTTAACATAGTTTAGGACTTTTAAGTTAATAAAGTACATGGTTTACACCTTTGACCTTGAAGATAATGGCAAATATTCAATTCTCGCCTCAATCAAAGATAGGTGGCcaattttttatcatataaataaaaccTGAAAGCGCCTCTCTAGTTAGGTAAAGATAAGACTGTTTACATTTCTACCTACTGTCATATATCGTGGAGATATTGAGATCCAAAAATCACAAAAGAAAGCATTAGGTGTTTACGtttctttttatatagtttagATTAATAATTTAGGGATTTAACTCGTGGGACATCAAATTTTTACTTAAAAGGTGAAGATTCGATCCTCATTATAGGCCCTTAGTTTTAGATGATATGAGCATGTAAATGAACCAGCTAACTAGGTGCTGATTTCAAAGCAAGAAACAACCTCACACCCGCAAAGTGATGTCTATAATATGGGCCTATCGCACCAACGACATCTGCAAGGTGCATTGGGTGATTGAGGCGATAACAAGTTTGGGTAAAGATGAGTGATATTGTCTGGGGTGTGCATATTTTTAAACCCTTTGCAATATTATTGagaacattttatttttatttttcaacattCGCTCTTGCTTTTCAAAACAGATATTACCTAAAACCTAAAGCTAATCACTAAATAATCCTTAATAGTAAATAACATCTTGGTTAGATTGTGAACCAATATGAATTCATCCTTAACATTTAACTTGAAATCGTTTATAAGAGTTGCAGGTTAAGTGGCaagataaatttatttatattttaaagttttctaCTTCTAACCTTAGATTtttgtataaataattaaatacttaTGTTGAACTTTCAATGTACGTACAAAATGAAGATTTACGAAGACATTCACTTGCAGCCCGTTTAAGATTAAGAGCAGAATTTGGCTTCAAGTAGGGCATGCATGTTTGTGAACAATTTGAAAAGTCCTTTGTAAAGGAATATTTTGTTTATCCTTTAACATTTTGAAATGAAACTTAATTTGTTATGTGAATTAATCACATCAGGAAACTATCATATCTAGTAACACGTCAATcattttaagttttgaaaatacATTCTCACAAAAAATCCTTTCATTTACGATTTTTAGTTGTAAGAGTATCTCTAATGGTGTTTTTTGTAAAGCTTTTTTTAAGACTTATACTATTacaaaaaacttttataaagaCTTTTTATCATTGGGGTGAAAACTTTTTTAGTAATGACTTATAAAACTTCAAGCTATTGCATTCTCTCTTACAAATTTAATTGCAgtacaatttaaaaaattttatgctAGTTTCAAGGTTTTGCCATTGGAGTAAAAGTTTTTTTGTAAAAagcttttagaaaaaaactttatCATTATGGATGCTCTAAGTTATACGCTTTAGTATTGTCTACTTATCTTATAGTCGTTTTTGTTGATGAtccaaaagttatttttataaatatatgaaggGGGAAGGTAATATGCATGAGGCTGTTAGACAtataagttgggtgaaaaactctcacatttcattttttaaaccataaaaaacatgagggcctcaacatttattcaaaatattaaacaaTTAGTATGTGGGAGGTTTTTCATCTAAGTTAGGtacataacagcctcatactcacttttcccatatatgaaagtatgaaaccCTATTTTATGGACAATTGTTAACGATTGGAGATAGTGCTaaacttttcatttttgataCTATGAACAAATGTGGCATTGATAACCAATTTTATTGAAGATTAGGACTGCTATTCTGCTAATGAGTGTTGCAATCGCACATAGCCACTTATCATTACTTGACACTATCTTATAGTAATAAGTTTGCATTAAATCTTGAATGATTAGAAGccaattttttggtttttattttttgaaaagatGTAAATAAATCCTCTGGCAAGAACCCATTCAGAGTAACATGTTGTTGTGACATAATGGTCCACTGGCACGTTAATTTTAACACCTTTGATAGATGcaaatttatattcttttaaatggAAAGATTCCAATGTTCCAGTCTCATTCGAAAACCTTAAATATGTGTTGTTTGACATGGAATTTGATTAATGTGTACACCCTACAGGGAGATACTTTATAGTACTAAACTTGGTTATGTAcgaaactaaataaatatagaacCAACAATCCAAAAGTCTCAAAAGATAGTGATAGTACGttatgaattgatgatgattgTTCGATCATTAATCCTACCGCCACGATTGTTTCTCCTAGATGGCATGGCCATAAAACGATTTTCGCGTGTTGTTTTAGTTTAAACCAAGTATTGATATGTGGTTCATAGTCTATGACTTTCGTTGCCAATGATGGTTATGGACCACTGGCCATCTTATGTCAAATATATCCTATCAAAGAACGTGGAAGGATccacatatatatgttaaggCCGGTATTGGGCACTTTTGTACAACGTCATGGTACCATCTTTGTGTACCCTCCATTCATCATTACAAACGATGGCCATAGTGTGTCTACGTATGTCTTTGTTGATTGGAACCGCAGCAAGGCCCTTGTCGTTACTAATACGCGACAATTGATTAGAGATATTACTACGACTGAGGCCCGACTCTACAATTAGTCCCTATGGCACAATTAGATCATTACCCTTTCAAAAACTTGATATCTAGATTTTGAGATACATTGTGTGATTAATATGGATAGCTAGTTTGTAGTCATGTAAATATGGTCAATGTTGTAATTGTTATTGATTAGGTATTGTGATATAACCCAAACAATAACTACCTAGCATGTGTGTTGGTCCATAAATTAATAGGTTATTAGGTTCAGGTCTGATAGCAAACAAACAGGGTCATCTCGTGAATTTTAGAGGGGTTGCGCGATAAAATAGATTTGGCATTCTAAATTAGGATGAGCATAATTTCCCAAGTATCAGTTCCCCTCTCATTATTATCCTGATCTTGGTATCAAAAATTGATGTTAAATCCTTAATGGGTCTGAGACCGGTATGGTCTTTTGTTGCTTCGCGTaaggaaaagtgaatataaggttgtccgacatctaagtttaggtgtggaatcTTTCAGTTTCACATACtaaatattcttttaattttaaataaatcacatggcccccatgaattttatggattaaaaaaataatatgtgagtgttccacatctaagcttagatatctaacagccttatattctcattccccatatatatatactaaatttaGAATCCATGTGAAAACACGAGATATGTTTAGAAATATAACctaaataaataacttaatatatacCTAAAAAAATAGTTGTCTTACTTTATATGTTTACAAATTATAATATTAAGACTATGATTAActcttaaaattatataatactaAGCCTTAGAACTCGTGCGAAAACACGGGTTAACGATTTGAAAATTATACAATCAATTGTATTAAATTGATAATAAATATACAGGaaaactgcagaaaatagaaacgAACTTTACTCGTTTTCACGATATTAGCAACATCCTTTAAAAACCTTACTTTTTAAAAACCATCTTTCATTTATGAGCATGAACAGTATCAAATGACCGAGTGACCTGCTGACGTGGCCGTTTTCACGATATTAGAAACGATCTTtcccctttttccttttttaattgCCACGTCATTTCCCTCCCACTAAATATATTCCCCCCAAAACACAACCCgttcattttcccccaaattagatataaaatcaaaattag includes these proteins:
- the LOC122580168 gene encoding zinc finger CCCH domain-containing protein 30-like — protein: MVDPDWKMEDGSESQEKHIQLKRELKTTEAFYTFNFNIPPNPSVASDALDFDGDDSKVPIIPLEVIDNETSPEDDGTSLITLSPGVEVGEITIQPLSIPLTPQENKTPEVGKPLLQRDEVIAAAVALTALMKFKEPGNYIDLELLIQLLRNPGMLEHLMKHYGPSVNQRPVTICAQPHERPSVPLPVSSPASNVHHPAATGTTPLSVNSPRTPVSGYNTCSPSVPCTNSIPSEVKNTICQVRKAEVHGNSSKPLATMIPGPGPGPNSPTLDMAKFRKLINEYGVPSGGETLTPEKILPALSSPRSGPVVMKDSEYYRKLVSQHGIVQESPNPQGSVKSIGMIPVESKPHERPCMYYNSNKGCRRGSSCWFPHVNLERGSPVAKNKQGAKRMKLSGGNFARRTCH
- the LOC122580169 gene encoding peptidyl-prolyl cis-trans isomerase Pin1 → MSSTDKVKASHILIKHQGSRRKASWKDPEGRIITNTTRESAVSQLKSLRDDIVSGKSKFEDVASRYSDCSSAKRGGDLGPFGRNQMQKPFEDATYALKVGEISDIVDTDSGVHIIMRTG